The following proteins are co-located in the Hevea brasiliensis isolate MT/VB/25A 57/8 chromosome 11, ASM3005281v1, whole genome shotgun sequence genome:
- the LOC110633182 gene encoding uncharacterized protein LOC110633182, giving the protein MEMADNPKLDLASCRCEAGGLEENMGTQKISALDHINGFQYATEKSDSFVIDMESFSHGSNNKDINPNSRITLQRSLSRKGSVRSGSGGGGGSDKKINSNPSPNDRDTIAAASSPRGPSMPEKPSLVAVGTTDHSSNPQVHHHITITTASGKLNPSTESRCTIRRNSFKRPPSSWAIDPKRVLFFFATLSSMGTILLIFFTLSMGKLGADDSALD; this is encoded by the exons ATGGAAATGGCGGATAATCCAAAGTTG GATTTGGCTTCTTGTCGCTGTGAGGCTGGAGGATTAGAAGAAAACATGGGAACCCAGAAAATTTCTGCTTTGGATCACATAAATGGATTTCAATACGCAACGGAGAAATCTGATAGCTTTGTTATTGACATGGAAAGCTTCTCCCATGGCAGCAATAATAAAGATATCAACCCAAATTCAAGAATTACA CTGCAGAGAAGCCTTTCCAGAAAAGGGTCTGTGCGCAGCGGCAGTGGCGGCGGAGGTGGCAGCGACAAGAAGATTAATTCTAATCCTTCTCCTAATGACAGAGACACTATTGCTGCTGCCTCCTCACCAAGAG GGCCTAGCATGCCTGAAAAGCCCTCGCTGGTAGCGGTTGGGACCACTGATCATTCCAGTAACCCACAAGTTCATCATCATATCACCATTACTACTGCTAGTGGCAAACTGAATCCTTCCACAGAAAGCAGATGCACCATCAGGAGAAACAGTTTCAAGCGTCCTCCTTCTTCATGGGCAATTGATCCCAAAAGGGTTCTTTTCTTTTTTGCCACCCT ATCAAGCATGGGAACAATATTGCTGATATTTTTCACTCTTTCAATGGGCAAGCTCGGTGCAGATGACAGTGCTCTTGATTGA
- the LOC110637333 gene encoding peroxidase 27-like, translating into MAAASKSFSGLLVHFIFVVLFVFSPVNAQLKVGFYSKTCPQAEAIVKEVIDGVLSVAPSLAGPLLRMHFHDCFVRGCDGSVLLNSSSHQAEKDAFPNLTLRGYQVIDRVKSALEKACPGVVSCADIVAIVARDVTVASKGLRWEVETGRRDGTVSNLTETFTNLIAPDSNITTIIARFQAKCLSVKDAVVLLGSHTIGTSHCSSFNSRLYNFTGKGINNDSDPTLDSAYAKALKIKCKPGDQNSLVEMDPGSFRTFDADYYTLVSKRRGLFQSDAALLDNSFTKAYVELQAATKGSTFLKDFGVSMVKMGRVGVLTGTAGEIRKVCSKVN; encoded by the exons ATGGCTGCAGCTTCAAAGTCATTTTCAGGTCTTCTTGTCCATTTCATCTTTGTAGTATTATTTGTGTTCAGCCCTGTGAATGCCCAACTGAAAGTAGGGTTTTACTCCAAGACATGCCCGCAAGCTGAGGCCATAGTTAAGGAGGTTATCGATGGAGTCCTCTCCGTAGCTCCTTCCCTTGCTGGCCCCTTGTTGAGGATGCATTTTCATGATTGCTTCGTTAGG GGCTGTGATGGGTCAGTGCTGTTAAACTCTAGCTCTCATCAAGCTGAAAAAGATGCATTCCCAAATTTAACCCTTCGAGGATACCAGGTTATCGACAGAGTCAAGTCTGCATTAGAAAAGGCTTGTCCCGGAGTAGTTTCATGTGCAGACATCGTGGCTATTGTAGCTAGGGATGTCACCGTTGCG tCCAAGGGTCTACGCTGGGAAGTTGAAACTGGAAGAAGAGATGGAACGGTTTCCAACTTAACAGAAACCTTCACCAACTTGATAGCTCCTGATTCAAACATTACTACGATAATAGCAAGATTTCAAGCTAAGTGCCTGAGCGTAAAAGATGCAGTGGTGCTATTAG GTTCTCACACCATTGGTACTTCTCACTGCTCGTCATTCAATTCCCGGCTTTACAACTTCACCGGAAAGGGAATCAATAATGACTCTGATCCCACATTGGATTCAGCATATGCAAAAGCGCTGAAGATAAAATGCAAGCCAGGAGATCAAAATTCACTGGTCGAAATGGATCCCGGGAGCTTCAGGACATTTGATGCAGACTATTATACACTTGTGAGTAAAAGAAGGGGCCTATTCCAGTCTGATGCAGCTCTCCTTGACAACAGTTTCACAAAAGCTTATGTTGAGCTTCAGGCGGCCACCAAGGGATCCACTTTCTTGAAAGACTTTGGTGTGTCCATGGTCAAAATGGGCAGGGTCGGAGTTCTAACAGGTACAGCAGGTGAAATCAGGAAAGTATGCAGCAAGGTTAACTAG